The following proteins are co-located in the Haliovirga abyssi genome:
- a CDS encoding IS3 family transposase, with translation MSNKIFTKKEIEILSKNKYVKTISSKAITYTSEFRRIFIAESQDKILPRAIFEKYGFDVQVLGMKRIRSAAARWRRAYKEQGVLGLDDRRKENSGRPLERELSLEEKYERLQVKNDYLQAEIDLLKKLDVREREVNGKLIELSPSEKFVIIKDVIETSGVKNIIKYLCEVAEISRTSYYNYLSETSKTNKSNQELEDEKARDLIIKAYEFKGRQKGARQIKMTLENEFATIFNLKKIRRIMKKYSIVCTIRKANPYKRIAKATKEHTTIPNKLNREFKQEIPGKILLTDITYLSYGNGQRAYLSTIKDSSTGEIPAYVLSKNIKLEIATETIRTLMENKSFKIHKDALIHSDQGVHYTSPTFQKLVKNSGLDQSMSRRGNCWDNAPQESFFGHFKDEANIKECNTFEELINEIDDYMDYYNNYRCQWGLKKMTPIKYRNHLLENKSA, from the coding sequence ATGAGCAACAAAATATTCACAAAAAAAGAGATTGAAATTTTATCAAAAAATAAATATGTCAAAACTATAAGTTCTAAGGCAATCACATATACATCAGAATTCAGAAGAATTTTTATTGCAGAAAGTCAAGATAAAATTTTACCTAGAGCAATATTTGAAAAATATGGATTTGACGTACAAGTATTAGGGATGAAAAGGATTCGATCAGCAGCAGCAAGATGGAGACGTGCCTATAAAGAGCAAGGAGTATTAGGGTTAGATGATAGAAGAAAAGAGAACTCTGGACGACCTTTAGAAAGAGAGCTATCTTTAGAAGAGAAATATGAAAGGCTTCAAGTAAAAAATGATTATCTTCAAGCGGAGATTGATTTGCTAAAAAAGCTAGACGTGCGAGAAAGAGAGGTGAACGGTAAATTAATTGAATTATCGCCATCAGAAAAGTTTGTTATAATCAAAGATGTAATAGAAACAAGTGGTGTAAAAAATATTATAAAATATTTATGTGAAGTTGCAGAAATTTCTAGAACAAGTTATTATAACTATTTGTCTGAAACTTCCAAAACAAATAAAAGCAATCAAGAATTAGAAGATGAAAAAGCAAGAGATTTAATCATAAAAGCATATGAATTCAAAGGTAGGCAAAAGGGAGCTAGACAGATAAAAATGACTTTAGAAAATGAATTTGCTACAATTTTTAATCTGAAAAAAATCAGAAGAATTATGAAAAAATATAGTATTGTATGTACGATTAGAAAGGCAAATCCTTATAAGAGAATAGCAAAGGCTACAAAAGAGCATACAACTATTCCAAATAAATTGAATAGGGAATTTAAACAAGAAATACCAGGGAAAATATTATTAACAGATATAACATACCTATCATATGGTAATGGTCAACGTGCGTATTTATCAACTATTAAGGATAGTTCAACAGGAGAAATACCTGCATATGTATTATCTAAAAATATTAAGTTAGAAATTGCAACAGAAACAATAAGAACTCTTATGGAAAACAAAAGCTTTAAAATTCATAAGGATGCATTAATACATTCTGATCAAGGAGTCCATTATACAAGCCCAACATTTCAAAAATTAGTTAAAAATAGTGGCTTAGATCAGTCAATGTCAAGAAGAGGTAATTGCTGGGACAATGCTCCTCAAGAATCATTTTTTGGCCACTTTAAAGATGAAGCAAATATTAAAGAATGTAATACATTTGAAGAATTAATTAATGAGATTGATGATTATATGGATTATTATAATAATTATAGATGTCAGTGGGGATTAAAAAAGATGACTCCTATAAAATATAGAAATCATCTTTTAGAAAATAAATCAGCTTAA
- a CDS encoding site-specific integrase, with translation MLFVEAIEKWKYVLTAGMRSKATIKGHYVILRYFKNYLEEEKNSKIYVEDIKKSDVESFFKKSVEKKLESSTLSTYQIRLNSFFKYLYSNELIKEDLSKAVPKIKRINKQREYFNLYPLSSTFKKKVVKLIYFLKDDFYIL, from the coding sequence ATGTTATTTGTGGAAGCAATAGAGAAATGGAAATATGTACTTACAGCAGGAATGAGAAGCAAAGCAACAATTAAAGGGCATTATGTAATATTGAGATATTTTAAAAATTACCTTGAAGAGGAAAAAAATTCAAAAATTTATGTAGAAGATATAAAAAAATCTGATGTGGAAAGTTTTTTTAAAAAATCAGTAGAGAAAAAATTAGAAAGTTCAACATTATCAACTTATCAAATTAGATTAAATAGTTTTTTTAAATACCTTTATTCTAATGAATTGATAAAAGAAGATCTATCAAAAGCAGTTCCGAAAATAAAAAGAATAAATAAACAGAGAGAATATTTTAATCTGTACCCTTTGTCAAGTACATTTAAAAAAAAAGTAGTTAAGCTGATTTATTTTCTAAAAGATGATTTCTATATTTTATAG
- a CDS encoding replication initiation protein: MAILKKSRILIQSSSKMGLNQKKAFNALLYIAKQQMDEDFDRKIFKSTYKEVKSLMTDKRINNNELLKNLESLVEIGITINILENEKFMSRRAVAVLAEVETDKDFNIEFIFPDTVRKNLYHPKMFSPLNLDFQKGMSRKHSLPIYEFCKDYIKVQIPKMELETFKFMLGITGAYNKIHDLRRKVIEPAIKEINETTDINITKYELIRNGKKMGHIKFWGEAKEGFSVSEGNGIFPGNEVEIFEEEPKGKIKIQKTLEFEELIKKIPAKEKLTLKQEKELKKLIKEYGLEHVESNLNYTNSHKYKEYYNYLRKAIKEDYAEPMRVKAAAEKERLEKEKLELDKQKAAAELKAKLREETLKFYNNMPEKERLDIEKTALEELEQLKGIKFLKNRPTIFASMKEEKIIEILSSIHQNGYNKKGLKSEATD, encoded by the coding sequence ATGGCTATTTTGAAAAAAAGCAGGATTTTAATTCAAAGTTCATCAAAGATGGGTCTAAATCAGAAAAAAGCATTTAATGCGTTGCTGTATATAGCAAAACAACAAATGGATGAAGATTTTGACAGGAAAATATTCAAATCGACATACAAAGAAGTAAAAAGTCTAATGACAGACAAAAGAATAAACAATAATGAACTTTTAAAGAATTTAGAATCATTAGTGGAAATAGGAATAACAATAAATATATTGGAAAATGAAAAATTTATGAGTAGAAGAGCAGTAGCAGTATTAGCAGAAGTAGAAACAGATAAAGATTTTAATATAGAATTTATCTTTCCAGATACAGTGAGAAAAAATTTGTACCATCCAAAAATGTTTAGTCCATTAAATTTAGACTTTCAAAAAGGAATGAGTAGAAAACATTCATTGCCAATTTATGAATTTTGCAAAGACTATATAAAAGTACAAATACCCAAGATGGAATTGGAAACATTTAAATTTATGCTAGGTATAACAGGAGCATATAATAAAATACACGATTTAAGAAGAAAAGTAATAGAACCAGCAATAAAAGAGATAAATGAAACAACAGATATAAATATAACGAAATATGAATTAATAAGAAATGGTAAAAAAATGGGGCATATAAAATTCTGGGGTGAAGCAAAAGAAGGATTTTCAGTAAGCGAGGGAAATGGAATATTCCCAGGAAATGAAGTAGAAATATTTGAAGAAGAGCCAAAAGGGAAAATTAAAATTCAAAAGACATTGGAATTTGAAGAATTAATAAAGAAAATACCAGCTAAAGAAAAATTAACATTAAAACAAGAAAAAGAATTGAAAAAATTAATAAAAGAATATGGATTAGAGCATGTAGAATCAAATTTAAATTATACAAATAGTCATAAATATAAAGAATATTACAATTATTTAAGAAAAGCAATAAAAGAAGATTATGCAGAACCAATGAGAGTAAAAGCAGCAGCGGAAAAAGAAAGATTAGAAAAAGAGAAATTGGAATTAGACAAACAAAAAGCAGCAGCAGAATTAAAAGCAAAATTAAGAGAAGAAACTTTAAAATTTTACAATAATATGCCTGAAAAAGAGAGGCTTGACATAGAAAAAACAGCATTGGAAGAGTTGGAACAACTTAAAGGAATAAAATTTTTAAAGAATAGACCAACAATATTTGCAAGTATGAAAGAAGAAAAAATAATAGAGATATTAAGCTCAATCCATCAAAATGGATATAATAAAAAAGGTCTTAAATCAGAAGCAACTGATTAA
- a CDS encoding tyrosine-type recombinase/integrase: MLFVEAIEKWKYVLTAGMRSKATIKGNCVILRYFKNYLEEEKNSKIYVEDIKKSDMESFFKKLVEKKLESSTLSTYQIRLNSFFKYLYSNELIKEDLSKAVPKIKRINKQREYLTQEEVEKLIGCIEKPLLKTYFKTLYYTGLRLNECLFLEKRDINFKKELIYIRNGKGGGSRYIPMSKKLKKILLEYKENNIPEVETTRFFSTKYTGKLSNYYVAITLRKAVKKAGFFGRKITSHTFRHSFASSLVSKNVNIKIIQKLLGHSNINTTMIYLNASNEDMRKAVNEL; the protein is encoded by the coding sequence ATGTTATTTGTGGAAGCAATAGAGAAATGGAAATATGTACTTACAGCAGGAATGAGAAGCAAAGCAACAATTAAAGGGAATTGTGTAATATTGAGATATTTTAAAAATTACCTTGAAGAGGAAAAAAATTCAAAAATTTATGTAGAAGATATAAAAAAATCTGATATGGAAAGTTTTTTTAAAAAATTAGTAGAGAAAAAATTAGAAAGTTCAACATTATCAACTTATCAAATTAGATTAAATAGTTTTTTTAAATACCTTTATTCTAATGAATTGATAAAAGAAGATCTATCAAAAGCAGTTCCGAAAATAAAAAGAATAAATAAACAGAGAGAATATTTAACACAGGAAGAAGTTGAAAAATTGATTGGATGTATTGAAAAACCTTTGTTGAAAACATATTTCAAAACGTTGTATTATACTGGATTAAGATTAAATGAATGCTTATTTTTAGAAAAACGAGATATAAATTTTAAGAAAGAATTAATATATATTAGAAATGGAAAAGGTGGAGGAAGTAGATATATTCCAATGTCAAAAAAGTTAAAAAAAATACTATTGGAATATAAAGAAAATAACATACCAGAAGTTGAAACAACAAGGTTTTTTAGTACAAAATATACAGGGAAACTATCAAATTATTATGTAGCGATAACATTAAGAAAAGCAGTAAAAAAAGCTGGATTTTTTGGTAGAAAAATAACAAGTCATACTTTCAGACATTCATTTGCTAGTTCGCTAGTTAGTAAAAATGTAAATATAAAAATAATTCAGAAACTATTAGGGCATTCAAACATAAATACAACAATGATTTATTTAAACGCAAGTAATGAAGATATGAGAAAAGCAGTAAATGAACTTTAG
- a CDS encoding replication initiation protein — translation MAILKKSRILIQSSSKMGLNQKKAFNALLYIAKQQMDEDFDRKIFKSTYKEVKSLMTDKRINNNELLKNLESLVEIGITINILENEKFMSRRAVAVLAEVETDKDFNIEFIFPDTVRKNLYHPKMFSPLNLDFQKGMSRKHSLPIYEFCKDYIKVQIPKMELETFKFMLGITGAYNKIHDLRRKVIEPAIKEINETTDINITKYELIRNGKKMGHIKFWGEAKEGFSVSEGNGIFPGNEVEIFEEEPKGKIKIQKTLEFEELIKKMPAKEKLTLKQEKELKKLIKEYGLEHVESNLNYTNSHKYKEYYNYLRKAIKEDYAEPMRVKAAAEKERLEKEKLELDKQKAAAELKAKLREETLKFYNNMPEKERLDIEKTALEELEQLKGIKFLKNRPTIFASMKEEKIIEILSSIHQNGYNKKGLKSEATD, via the coding sequence ATGGCTATTTTGAAAAAAAGCAGGATTTTAATTCAAAGTTCATCAAAGATGGGTCTAAATCAGAAAAAAGCATTTAATGCGTTGCTGTATATAGCAAAACAACAAATGGATGAAGATTTTGACAGGAAAATATTCAAATCGACATACAAAGAAGTAAAAAGTCTAATGACAGACAAAAGAATAAACAATAATGAACTACTAAAGAATTTGGAATCATTAGTAGAAATAGGAATAACAATAAATATATTGGAAAATGAAAAATTTATGAGTAGAAGAGCAGTTGCAGTATTAGCAGAAGTAGAAACAGATAAAGATTTTAATATAGAATTTATCTTTCCAGATACAGTGAGAAAAAATTTGTACCATCCAAAAATGTTTAGTCCATTAAATTTAGATTTCCAAAAAGGAATGAGTAGAAAACATTCATTGCCAATTTATGAATTTTGCAAAGACTATATAAAAGTACAAATACCCAAGATGGAATTGGAAACGTTTAAATTTATGTTGGGAATAACAGGAGCATATAATAAAATACACGATTTAAGAAGAAAAGTGATAGAACCAGCAATAAAAGAGATAAATGAAACAACAGATATAAATATAACGAAATATGAATTAATAAGAAATGGTAAAAAAATGGGGCATATAAAATTCTGGGGTGAAGCAAAAGAAGGATTTTCAGTAAGTGAGGGAAATGGAATATTCCCAGGAAATGAAGTAGAAATATTTGAAGAAGAGCCAAAAGGGAAAATTAAAATTCAAAAGACATTGGAATTTGAAGAATTAATAAAGAAAATGCCAGCTAAAGAAAAATTAACATTAAAACAAGAAAAAGAATTGAAAAAATTAATAAAAGAATATGGATTAGAGCATGTAGAATCAAATTTAAATTATACAAATAGTCATAAATATAAAGAATATTACAATTATTTAAGAAAAGCAATAAAAGAAGATTATGCAGAACCAATGAGAGTAAAAGCAGCAGCGGAAAAAGAAAGATTAGAAAAAGAGAAATTGGAATTAGACAAACAAAAAGCAGCAGCAGAATTAAAAGCAAAATTAAGAGAAGAAACTTTAAAATTTTACAATAATATGCCTGAAAAAGAGAGGCTTGACATAGAAAAAACAGCATTGGAAGAGTTGGAACAACTTAAAGGAATAAAATTTTTAAAGAATAGACCAACAATATTTGCAAGTATGAAAGAAGAAAAAATAATAGAGATATTAAGCTCAATCCATCAAAATGGATATAATAAAAAAGGTCTTAAATCAGAAGCAACTGATTAA
- a CDS encoding type II toxin-antitoxin system RelE family toxin, translating to MKYKLKLSKKAVKFLNKHSNEKEKIINIFKEIMPNYEKALKKYDIKQLKGTLEETYRLRIGKYRVIYKIYNDILVVYVLAIGSRGDIYKNLK from the coding sequence TTGAAATATAAATTAAAATTATCTAAAAAAGCAGTCAAATTTTTAAATAAACATTCAAATGAAAAGGAAAAAATTATAAATATTTTTAAAGAAATAATGCCTAATTACGAAAAAGCTTTAAAAAAATATGATATAAAACAATTAAAAGGAACTCTTGAGGAAACATACAGATTAAGAATTGGAAAATATAGAGTTATTTATAAAATATATAATGATATTTTAGTTGTATATGTTTTAGCTATAGGAAGTAGAGGAGATATTTATAAAAATTTAAAATAA
- a CDS encoding DUF7660 family protein, giving the protein MIEIEVEKIRNKKDFIEFVRQLRMDFKENKEEWENDTLENYLEAFQAAIEAMDNYYINNKLEIPKNVPWNIFAEILETAKYYE; this is encoded by the coding sequence ATGATAGAAATAGAAGTAGAAAAGATAAGAAATAAAAAAGATTTTATTGAATTTGTCAGACAATTAAGAATGGATTTTAAAGAAAATAAAGAGGAGTGGGAGAATGACACACTTGAAAATTATTTAGAAGCATTTCAAGCGGCAATTGAAGCAATGGATAATTATTATATAAATAATAAATTAGAAATTCCTAAAAATGTTCCTTGGAATATTTTTGCTGAAATACTGGAAACAGCAAAATATTATGAATGA
- a CDS encoding replication initiation protein encodes MAILKKSRILIQSSSKMGLNQKKAFNALLYIAKQQMDEDFDRKIFKSTYKEVKSLMTDKRINNNELLKNLESLVEIGITINILENEKFMSRRAVAVLAEVETDKDFNIEFIFPDTVRKNLYHPKMFSPLNLDFQKGMSRKHSLPIYEFCKDYIKVQIPKMELETFKFMLGITGAYNKIHDLRRKVIEPAIKEINETTDINITKYELIRNGKKMGHIKFWGEAKEGFSVSEGNGIFPGNEVEIFEEDPKGKIKIQKTLEFEELIKKMPAKEKLTLKQEKELKKLIKEYGLEHVESNLNYTNSHKYKEYYNYLRKAIKEDYAEPMRVKAAAEKERLEKEKLELDKQKAAAELKAKLREETLKFYNNMPEKERLDIEKTALEELEQLKGIKFLKNRPTIFASMKEEKIIEILRGEHQNGYNKKGLKPAETD; translated from the coding sequence ATGGCTATTTTGAAAAAAAGCAGGATTTTAATTCAAAGTTCATCAAAGATGGGTCTAAATCAGAAAAAAGCATTTAATGCGTTGCTGTATATAGCAAAACAACAAATGGATGAAGATTTTGACAGGAAAATATTCAAATCGACATACAAAGAAGTAAAAAGTCTAATGACAGACAAAAGAATAAACAATAATGAACTACTAAAGAATTTGGAATCATTAGTAGAAATAGGAATAACAATAAATATATTGGAAAATGAAAAATTTATGAGTAGAAGAGCAGTTGCAGTATTAGCAGAAGTAGAAACAGATAAAGATTTTAATATAGAATTTATCTTTCCAGATACAGTGAGAAAAAATTTGTACCATCCAAAAATGTTTAGTCCATTAAATTTAGATTTCCAAAAAGGAATGAGTAGAAAACATTCATTGCCAATTTATGAATTTTGCAAAGACTATATAAAAGTACAAATACCCAAGATGGAATTGGAAACGTTTAAATTTATGTTGGGAATAACAGGAGCATATAATAAAATACACGATTTAAGAAGAAAAGTGATAGAACCAGCAATAAAAGAGATAAATGAAACAACAGATATAAATATAACGAAATATGAATTAATAAGAAATGGTAAAAAAATGGGGCATATAAAATTCTGGGGTGAAGCAAAAGAAGGATTTTCAGTAAGTGAGGGAAATGGAATATTCCCAGGAAATGAAGTAGAAATATTTGAAGAAGATCCAAAAGGGAAAATTAAAATTCAAAAGACATTGGAATTTGAAGAATTAATAAAGAAAATGCCAGCTAAAGAAAAATTAACATTAAAACAAGAAAAAGAATTAAAAAAATTAATAAAAGAATATGGATTGGAGCATGTAGAATCAAATTTAAATTATACAAATAGTCATAAATATAAAGAATATTACAATTATTTAAGAAAAGCAATAAAAGAAGATTATGCAGAACCAATGAGAGTAAAAGCAGCAGCGGAAAAAGAAAGATTAGAAAAAGAGAAATTGGAATTAGACAAACAAAAAGCAGCAGCAGAATTAAAAGCAAAATTAAGAGAAGAAACTTTAAAATTTTACAATAATATGCCTGAAAAAGAGAGGCTTGACATAGAAAAAACAGCATTAGAAGAGCTGGAACAACTGAAAGGAATAAAATTTTTAAAGAATAGACCAACAATATTTGCAAGTATGAAAGAAGAAAAAATAATAGAGATATTGAGAGGCGAACATCAAAATGGATATAATAAAAAAGGTCTTAAACCAGCTGAAACTGATTAA
- a CDS encoding type II toxin-antitoxin system RelE family toxin, with product MKYKLKLSKKAVKFLNKHSNEKKKIINIFKEIMPNYEKALKKYDIKQLKGTLEETYRLRIGKYRVIYKIYNDILVVYVLAIGSRGDIYKNLK from the coding sequence TTGAAATATAAATTAAAATTATCTAAAAAAGCAGTCAAATTTTTAAATAAACATTCAAATGAAAAGAAAAAAATTATAAATATTTTTAAAGAAATAATGCCTAATTACGAAAAAGCTTTAAAAAAATATGATATAAAACAATTAAAAGGAACTCTTGAGGAAACATACAGATTAAGAATTGGAAAATATAGAGTTATTTATAAAATATATAATGATATTTTAGTTGTATATGTTTTAGCTATAGGAAGTAGAGGAGATATTTATAAAAATTTAAAATAA
- a CDS encoding RHS repeat domain-containing protein yields MKKRPPNDNLQFQCTFSGKKISFKELLTKVNNAEDIIKKLSSNEHISNKEKIDWITGFRKIKTIINARDVKTIYYYDSLERLIKVEIPTEKIYIKYYYDLLGNIIKILTPRGSIVKQYNKRGELIKEIGKLNSEVLKGINKAEQGKIDEGDLYNIEIKGKTNIYKYDYLGNIIYKKDKKLQEFYYTYDSYNRLQYVYKNKIEEDNKIKEYKYYDDGSIKEVINSLEKESLNYKYYNDGSLKELVYPDGKSVKYEYNKNGNIKKVTDITNKYYKYIYDTRNRLWKIYDNNETDEKIEYQYYMNNKLEKLEEKKDKKTIYSEEYTYDIGNLMTLQGTLNEKKSLDYTYDYDKVGNLTTEINNISNQKNIYMYDGVNRLIRNLKINNGNDSIDRGYTYTTSGNISMEKYKVKVNNNWNETGGLWYNYNEDDELINITKWKGVKSNNNIWECKKEKNSFEYDDNGNLLNKSINGEKTEAYKYNIENRLTKYNDIKRGITGIYKYYPTNQRKSKAVNGLETKFYYSNNKIINDISNGEIKRNLFGLRGIIGREINGKNYGYLKNSHGDTLKLFDSSGTIKNNYEYDKYGKELKIEEDIKNPFRYSGEYTDEESGLQYLRARYYSPEIRRFISRDTYKGDIKEPLSLNLYGYSKGNPIRYVDPSGHDAADIIYTFADFSAGMGDTLSFGLTYHIRELMGTNSSVNFNSGAYNFGEFSAFALGMGMENAGAFDRAKSYNAELKNITKPKADFYVKSNGDVIPSTGYRYVSKDATYLEEMQNSMKIPSNTNGTYFSFEKYDIPSPGKLQVPHDASIRASFDTLQLLDDIRIPYGKWNTTNYLEPLTKDFPKFGEGGATQAITNMSIHLDDIEILK; encoded by the coding sequence ATGAAAAAAAGACCCCCTAATGATAATTTGCAATTTCAATGTACATTTAGTGGGAAGAAAATATCATTTAAAGAATTATTAACAAAAGTAAATAATGCAGAAGATATAATAAAAAAATTATCTTCAAATGAACATATATCAAATAAAGAAAAAATAGATTGGATAACTGGATTTAGAAAAATAAAAACGATAATAAATGCTAGAGATGTTAAAACTATATATTATTATGATTCGTTAGAAAGATTAATAAAAGTAGAAATTCCAACAGAAAAAATATATATAAAATACTATTATGATTTACTTGGAAATATAATTAAAATATTAACTCCAAGGGGGAGTATAGTAAAGCAATATAATAAAAGAGGAGAATTAATAAAAGAAATAGGAAAACTAAATTCAGAAGTTTTGAAAGGTATAAATAAAGCAGAACAAGGGAAAATAGATGAAGGTGATTTATATAATATAGAAATAAAAGGTAAAACAAATATTTATAAGTACGATTATTTGGGGAATATAATCTATAAAAAAGACAAGAAATTACAAGAATTCTATTATACATATGATAGTTATAATAGATTGCAATATGTTTATAAAAATAAAATAGAAGAAGATAATAAAATAAAAGAATATAAATATTATGATGATGGTTCAATAAAAGAGGTTATTAACTCATTAGAGAAAGAATCATTAAATTATAAATATTATAATGATGGTAGCTTAAAAGAGTTAGTATATCCAGATGGAAAAAGCGTAAAGTATGAGTACAATAAAAATGGAAACATAAAAAAAGTTACTGATATAACCAATAAATATTATAAATATATATATGATACTAGAAATAGATTATGGAAAATATATGATAATAATGAAACGGATGAAAAAATAGAATATCAATATTACATGAATAATAAATTAGAAAAGTTAGAAGAAAAAAAAGATAAAAAAACTATATATTCTGAAGAATATACATATGATATTGGAAATTTAATGACTTTACAAGGGACTTTAAATGAAAAGAAGAGTTTAGATTATACTTATGATTATGATAAAGTAGGAAATTTAACAACTGAAATCAATAATATATCTAATCAAAAAAACATATATATGTATGATGGAGTGAATAGACTTATTAGAAACTTAAAAATTAATAATGGGAATGATAGTATTGATAGGGGCTATACATATACAACTTCGGGAAATATAAGTATGGAAAAATATAAAGTAAAAGTTAATAATAACTGGAATGAAACAGGCGGTTTGTGGTATAATTATAACGAAGATGATGAGTTGATAAATATAACAAAATGGAAAGGAGTAAAATCAAATAATAATATATGGGAATGTAAAAAAGAAAAAAATTCATTTGAATATGATGATAATGGAAATCTGCTAAATAAGTCAATAAATGGAGAAAAAACAGAAGCTTATAAATATAATATAGAAAATAGGCTTACAAAATATAATGATATAAAAAGAGGGATAACGGGAATATATAAATATTATCCAACAAATCAAAGGAAGTCAAAAGCAGTAAATGGATTAGAAACAAAATTTTATTATTCAAATAATAAAATTATAAATGACATATCAAATGGAGAAATAAAAAGAAATTTATTTGGATTAAGAGGAATAATAGGAAGAGAAATAAATGGGAAAAACTATGGTTATTTGAAAAATAGTCATGGAGATACACTAAAACTATTTGATTCGTCAGGAACAATAAAAAATAATTATGAATATGATAAGTATGGGAAAGAGCTTAAAATAGAAGAAGACATAAAAAATCCATTTAGATATTCAGGAGAATATACAGATGAAGAGAGTGGATTGCAGTATCTAAGAGCAAGATATTATAGCCCGGAGATAAGACGATTTATAAGTCGTGATACGTACAAGGGCGATATTAAGGAGCCGCTTAGTTTGAACTTATATGGCTACTCAAAAGGGAATCCTATTAGGTATGTCGATCCGTCGGGGCATGATGCTGCAGATATAATTTATACATTTGCAGATTTTAGTGCAGGAATGGGAGATACGCTTTCCTTTGGATTGACATATCATATTAGAGAATTAATGGGAACAAATAGTAGTGTTAATTTTAATTCAGGAGCTTATAATTTTGGAGAGTTTTCTGCATTTGCATTAGGAATGGGAATGGAAAATGCAGGAGCTTTTGATAGAGCTAAATCCTATAATGCTGAGTTGAAAAATATAACAAAGCCAAAAGCTGATTTTTATGTAAAATCAAATGGAGATGTTATTCCTTCTACTGGATATAGGTATGTATCTAAAGATGCGACATATTTAGAGGAAATGCAAAATAGTATGAAAATACCTTCTAATACAAACGGGACATATTTTAGTTTTGAAAAATATGATATTCCTTCTCCTGGAAAATTACAAGTACCTCATGATGCTTCTATTAGGGCTTCGTTTGATACTTTACAATTATTAGATGATATAAGAATTCCGTATGGGAAATGGAATACAACTAATTATTTAGAACCACTTACAAAAGATTTTCCAAAGTTTGGGGAAGGCGGAGCAACTCAAGCAATTACAAATATGTCAATTCATTTAGATGATATAGAAATATTGAAATAA